GAAGTGGGCTGTTGCCGCCGCGGCCGCACTGCTGGCAGGCGCCCCGTTCTTTGTTTACAGCATCTCGCGCCGCGCTTCGGATCTGGAGCGCTTCGCTGCCCGGCGCGGATCGAATGCGCCGTTCCTGTTGTATTCCGCGCTGCATGTTGTGGCGCTGGGGGCGTTGGGTGGGAGCCTGCTTTCCTCGCCCGCCAAGCGCTGGATCGGCTATACCGCAGCGGCCAGCGCTCCGGTATTCGGGGGAATTCTCCTCGCCAAGAAGGACATTCCGCCGCTGGTTTTCTACCTCATCGAAGGGGCCACCGGTGCTTACCTGATGACGTGGGAGGAACCGGAAAACTAAGGCCTACGAACCATGGTCAGCATCGGCGCGGGGGCCTTGCGCGCATCAACTCCAGCGCCCTGCACGGTCACTCTCGCAGCATGTCCAACGACGGCGGCCAAGGCTTCCCCGCTTGGCGGACTTCCGGGCGGGTTATGCCCGTGGCCGCGCCTTTCGCCGTAGCGCATCGCGGCATGGCGTTGCTCCTGGGCACCGTTCCCGCGCTCGAGAAGCTTCGAAATGCCGGCTTTCACCAGAGCCAGCTCATCTTGGTCATCCAGGACCGGGCTCACGTAGTCCACCAGCGCCCAGACGACGTCCGCGGCGGGTGCGGGACGGAAATCCCCGAAGTCCAGCAACTCCCCGCGGAGCCCTGAACTGCTGGCCTGCCAACTCGCCATCCGGAGCAACGCCGTCGGCACATGGGTGGGTTCGACGCCGTCGAGCATTTCCAGCGAAGCCGTCTCCACCAAAGCCCGGACCAGCACCGCCACCAGTGCCGCATCTTCGGCCCTGAGGCACACATCGGCCACGCGGACCTCCACGGTGGGGTGGTTCCTGGAGATCCGGGCGTCGAAGTAGATCATGCCCTCATCGAGGATCACGCCGGTTTCCAGGAGCCGTTTCACGATCCGGCGGTAGGCGGTGAGCGAGCCGAAGACCGCCGACGGGCCCGAAGTGGGCCAGCGGTTCCAAGCCTGCGTTCGGTAGCTGTCGAAACCCGTGGGGAGCCCGCGCCAGTAGGGAGAGTTGGCGGTAAGGGCCGTGAGCACCGCAAGTTTGTCGCGGATGTGGTCAAGTACCACCACGCCTTCCTCTGGCGACTCCACCGAGGTGTGCACATGGAATCCGCACGTCAGTTGCTCGGTGGCGATGATGCCGAAGCGGTCCAGCATCTCGGCGTACCTGGGATCCGGGGTGGTGTGCGTGTTCGAGGCCAACGGCGAGGTTGCAATCGCAGCCACCCTGGCACCGTGGTGGCGGGCGGCATCGTTGGCCATGGCCCTGCCGCGGTGGACCTGGTGGAGGAGTTCGGCGTAGCTGTGGCAGGGGCGCGTCTGGGTCTCGATCTGCTCCAGCTTCAGTTCGTGACCCAGACCCGTTTCCGCTTTCCCTGTCTCGTCCTGGCCTGCGAGGAGCGCGTCCGCGAGGGCCAAGGGCATCCCGGTCACGGGATCGACGATCAGCAGCTCCTCCTCAACCCCGAAAGTCCGCATGCTTCATTCTGCGCCAGAGTGCCTAAGGGCGACAGGGGGTTGGCCGGGTGCGCGCATTCCTGCAGGCTAGTCCTGGAAGTACTCGATTTTCGCGCCGATGGTGTTCAGGCGCTCAGCCAGGTCCTCGTAGCCACGCTCGATCACGTAGATGTTCCGCAGTTCGGACGTTCCCCGGGCCGCCAGCATCGCCAGGAGCAGGCACGCGGCCGGACGGAGGGCCGGTGGGCAGCCGATTTCCGCAGCGCGCCACTTGGTGGGCCCGTTGACGTAGATCCGGTGCGGATCCAGCAGTTGCACCTGCGCACCCAGCTTGTTGAGCTCTGTCAGGTAGATCGCACGGTTCTCGTAAACCCAGTCGTGGATCATGGTCTGGCCCTCGGCGTTGCCTGCGATCACGGCAAAGAACGGCAGGTTGTCGATGTTCAGGCCGGGGAACGGCATGGGGTGGATCTTGTCCTGGGGTGCCCGGAGTTCGGAGGGCTTGGTGGTCACATCCACCAGGCGGGTGCGGCCGTTGCGGGCCATGTACTCGCCGGAGACCTCGAGGTTTTGGCCCATCTGCTCCAGGGTGGCGAGTTCGATCTCCATGAATTCGATGGGCACCCGGCGGATGGTGACCTCCGAGTTGGTGACGATGCCTGCGGTAATGAGGCTCATGGCCTCGATGGGGTCCTCGGACGGGAAGTATTCAATGTCCACATCGATGGCGGACCGGCCCGTGATCTTGAGGGTAGTTGTTCCTACGCCGTCGATCTCCACGCCCAGCCCCTGCAGGTAGAAGCAGAGGTCCTGGACCATGTAGTTCGGGCTGGCGTTGCGGATGACCGTTGTACCTTCGCGGTGGGCGGCGGCCATGATGGCGTTCTCGGTAACGGTGTCGCCGCGTTCAGTCAGTACGAAGGACCGGTTGTCGTCGTCGGCGGGTGGTGCGGTAACCGAGTAGAACCCGGACCGGGCTTCGACGGCCAGTCCGAACTGCCGCAGGGCCTGCATGTGCGGTTCAACGGTGCGGGTTCCGAGGTCGCAACCTCCGGCGTAGGGCAGCAGGTATTCGCTGGTCTCGTCCAGCAGCGGACCCAAAAGCATGATGACGCTGCGGGTACGGCGTGCGGCGTCGACGTCCATCGACTCGAGGTCCAGGACCTCGGGCCGGCGAATCCGGAGATCGCTGCCGTTAAGCCAGGTGCATTCGACGCCAATGGAGGTCAGGACCTCGACGATCCGGTTGACTTCCTCGATGCGGGCCAGCCGGCGCAGCGTGGTGGTGCCCCGGTTGATAAGGCTTGCACACAGAAGCGCCACACCGGCGTTCTTGCTGCTGTTGACATCCACCTCACCGGAGAGCGTCCGGCCACCTTCCACGCGGAGGTGCGTCATCTGGGGTTTGCCGACTTTGACGATCGAGCGCCCGAAGATCGCTTCAAGGCGTTCGATCATTCGGAGGCTCAGGTTCTGCTTACCCTGTTCCATCCGGGCAATTGCGCTTTGGCTGGTTCCCAGCTCGGTAGCCAACTGCCCCTGCGTCCAGCCCTTTTCGCCCCGAGCGTTGCGGAGCAGGTGGCCTATGTGTTCTGGCGTAGCTTGCGTCATACCCAAGAAATATCACAGGTGAGCTAGAAGTGGCCAGAAAATCTTGCTTTGAGCGGTTAATCTCACACGGTACCCGGATTGTGAGATATGAAGCACGACGCCGGCAGTCACCGAGGCGGCGCCAGGCACCTCTGCAGGGTCCAGCCATTGGGGGTCCTAGGCCCGCCAGTATCCCAAGGCGTCGATGCGATGCTTGTCCACACCGAGTTCTTTGCGGAGATGCTTGACGATGGCCCGGGTGCTGGATGCTTCGCAGGCCACCCAGAAGAAGTCCTCCGTTGGTGAGACCACTTCCACGCCAAGGGCGCGGCAGACTTCCTCCACCAAGGCAGCCCCGTCACGTTTGCGTGGAATCCAGGTGACGACATCGGAACCGGACGTGCGCACCTGAAGTGAGGTATCGGCGTCGTGCTGGTATTCAAGCCATGCCGTCACGGGCGCCGCTCCGGGGGCGCAGCGCCCCCGTTCGTCCAGCAGGGAGTTGATGGCCGGTATGGACGCGGGGTCCCCCACCACCCAGACGCGGCGCGGGGACGGCTGCGGGAAGGTGAACGAGCTGCCCTGGACGGTTGCCTCGATGGTTTCCCCGGCTTGTACCGGCCAGGCCCAATCGGCCGCCACGCCTTGGTGCATCGCGAAGTCCATGCTGAACGTACCGGCTGCCGGGTCCGCGTCCACCACGGTGTAGGCGCGCTGGTGCGCTTTGCCGGAGTCGTCGAACCACAACCGGATCCACATGGTGGGATGGAGTCCACTGCGCTCCAGGAGTCCGCCGTCGCGCACATGGATTCGGAGGAAATCGGGGGTGATCTCCTCCCGTCCCGTCACCTCGAGGGTGAAGTCCTTGGCGCCCATCACCTTGAGGACCACGCCTTCCCAATTGCGCTTCAAGGAACTCTCCTTTACGAATGGCCTCGATTTGTGCACGGAGCCAAAGCCACTTATCTTGAACTTAAGTAAGCCTAACCTAAGCCCGAAAGCGGATCGAGAAGATGACGCCTGCCCCAACGCAACCGTCAAGACCAGCAGGCGGTCCCGGAACGTACCGCGACACATGGGGAATCCCGCACCTCTGGGCCGAGTCCGCCAACGAACTGGCGTTCCTGCAAGGTCGCAATGCCGCGATTGACCGCTCATGGCAGCTCGAACTGGAACGCTGGCGTTCCGAAGGCCGCACCGCCGAAGTGCTTGGCGCGGAGGCCGTGAGCTGGGACAGGTTCGCCCGGCAAGCGCGGTTGGACGACACCGCCCGCCAATGCTTCGACAACCTCGACGCGGACACGCAAAGCTGGTGCGGCCAGTACGTGGACGGCGTCAACCGCGCACTGGCTGACGGGCACCGGGACAGCCCGGAGTTCGCCGAGTCCGGGAGCTCTCCCCATCCCTGGAATCCGTGGACCCCCCTTGGCGTCTTCCTGGTGCACCACATCCTTTTCTCCACCTTCCCCAACAAGCTGTTCCGGGCCCATGTCGCACGGACCCTAGGTGAGGATGCTGTCAGCCTGTTCAGTATCGAAGCTCCCGTTTGGTCGGGCAGCAACGCGTGGGCGGCCCATGGTTCGGCGTCAGTGAGCGGTTCCCCACTGATCGCCGGAGACCCACACCGTCTGATGGAACTGCCCGGCGTGTATCAGCAGGTGCGGCTCGGCTGCCCGGAATTCGACGCCGTCGGGTTCGCCTTTCCGGGAGTTCCCGGCCTTCCGCACTTCGCCCAGACGGAGCACACCGCATGGGCCGTCACGAACGCCATGGCCGACTACCAGGACCTCTTCGAGGAGGAACTGCGACGCGTCACGGACTACTCCGGCGAGCGCGTCGAGGCACGTGGCGAGCAGGGCTGGGAAAACGTCGTCGTGAATCTGGAGACCATTCACGTCCGCGACGGTGAGTCTGTGTCCGTGGACATTTTTGAGACGGCCCGCGGACCGGTCATCTCCGAAACGCCCGACGGCGGCGCCTTGAGTTTGCGCTTTCCTGCGAGGGTTGAGGGGCGGTTGGGTTTCGAGGCCCTCCTGCCGTTGCTGCGTAGCCGGAGCGTTTCCGCGGTGGAAGCGGCCTTGGATGCATGGGTGGAGCCCGTCAACAGTGTGATTGCCGCTGACACGTCCGGAACCGTGACGCAGTTTGTCGCCGGGCTCGTCCCCCAGCGGAATCCCGCCAACCGTCGCCTGCCCGCACCCGCGTACTCAGCCCGCCACGCGTGGGACGGGCAGTACGTGATCCTTCCCCGGTCAGCGGTACAAACGTTCGCCGTCAGCGCGAATGACCGCGCAGCAGGCGGTGGGGACGCCGTCGCAATGGAGTTCGCACCCGCATACCGCGCCGCGCGGATCCGCGAGCTGCTGGAGGCGATTGAAGGGCCTCTTGCTCCTGACCATATGCAGGCCATCCACATGGACACCCTGCTGGGTCCATGGCCGATGTACCGGTCGATCCTGGCCGCCTTGGACCCCGCTGACCTGTCCCGGGAGGCCAAGGAAGTGCGCTCACGACTGCTTCGTTGGGATGGCCGGATGGACGCCGGCAGCAAGCCCGCGGCCCTTTTTGCCGGGTGGAGGGGCACCTTGGTCCAACGCATCGCCAAGCACCCATCCCTTGCTGCATTGAACGACCCCACAGGCTATTCACCGCTTTTCGGGCCGTGGTTGTCCGTTCCCTCCCGGATCGGTTTCGCCCTCGAGACGCTTCTGCTCCGGGGTTCGGAGCTCGGCATCGATGCTGGAGTGGAGGCCGCTGCAAGTCTTGAAGACACGGCGCTGGAAGAGGCAATGCTGGACGGAGCGTCATGGGGTGACCGCCATAAGCTGCTGGCCGTTCATCTCCTCCCCGGTTCCCTTGCCGACGCCGCGCCAACGGCTGGCCTCAGCGGCGACACCGGATGCGTGCTGTGCACTGAGAGCCTCCCGGGCGTGGATGACCGGAGCTTCCGCGGCCCTGTGGCCCGCTACGTCTGGGACCTGTCCGAGGGCCGGAACAGCCGATGGATTGTTCCTTTCGGCACCGCCGGAACGCCGGGCCACCAGCATTTCGCTGACCAATTGCCCCTGTGGACGTCCGGGCAGCTTGCCCCGGTGGC
This Paenarthrobacter sp. GOM3 DNA region includes the following protein-coding sequences:
- a CDS encoding glutamate--cysteine ligase 2 encodes the protein MRTFGVEEELLIVDPVTGMPLALADALLAGQDETGKAETGLGHELKLEQIETQTRPCHSYAELLHQVHRGRAMANDAARHHGARVAAIATSPLASNTHTTPDPRYAEMLDRFGIIATEQLTCGFHVHTSVESPEEGVVVLDHIRDKLAVLTALTANSPYWRGLPTGFDSYRTQAWNRWPTSGPSAVFGSLTAYRRIVKRLLETGVILDEGMIYFDARISRNHPTVEVRVADVCLRAEDAALVAVLVRALVETASLEMLDGVEPTHVPTALLRMASWQASSSGLRGELLDFGDFRPAPAADVVWALVDYVSPVLDDQDELALVKAGISKLLERGNGAQEQRHAAMRYGERRGHGHNPPGSPPSGEALAAVVGHAARVTVQGAGVDARKAPAPMLTMVRRP
- a CDS encoding UDP-N-acetylglucosamine 1-carboxyvinyltransferase — its product is MTQATPEHIGHLLRNARGEKGWTQGQLATELGTSQSAIARMEQGKQNLSLRMIERLEAIFGRSIVKVGKPQMTHLRVEGGRTLSGEVDVNSSKNAGVALLCASLINRGTTTLRRLARIEEVNRIVEVLTSIGVECTWLNGSDLRIRRPEVLDLESMDVDAARRTRSVIMLLGPLLDETSEYLLPYAGGCDLGTRTVEPHMQALRQFGLAVEARSGFYSVTAPPADDDNRSFVLTERGDTVTENAIMAAAHREGTTVIRNASPNYMVQDLCFYLQGLGVEIDGVGTTTLKITGRSAIDVDIEYFPSEDPIEAMSLITAGIVTNSEVTIRRVPIEFMEIELATLEQMGQNLEVSGEYMARNGRTRLVDVTTKPSELRAPQDKIHPMPFPGLNIDNLPFFAVIAGNAEGQTMIHDWVYENRAIYLTELNKLGAQVQLLDPHRIYVNGPTKWRAAEIGCPPALRPAACLLLAMLAARGTSELRNIYVIERGYEDLAERLNTIGAKIEYFQD
- a CDS encoding siderophore-interacting protein, translating into MKRNWEGVVLKVMGAKDFTLEVTGREEITPDFLRIHVRDGGLLERSGLHPTMWIRLWFDDSGKAHQRAYTVVDADPAAGTFSMDFAMHQGVAADWAWPVQAGETIEATVQGSSFTFPQPSPRRVWVVGDPASIPAINSLLDERGRCAPGAAPVTAWLEYQHDADTSLQVRTSGSDVVTWIPRKRDGAALVEEVCRALGVEVVSPTEDFFWVACEASSTRAIVKHLRKELGVDKHRIDALGYWRA
- a CDS encoding penicillin acylase family protein, producing MTPAPTQPSRPAGGPGTYRDTWGIPHLWAESANELAFLQGRNAAIDRSWQLELERWRSEGRTAEVLGAEAVSWDRFARQARLDDTARQCFDNLDADTQSWCGQYVDGVNRALADGHRDSPEFAESGSSPHPWNPWTPLGVFLVHHILFSTFPNKLFRAHVARTLGEDAVSLFSIEAPVWSGSNAWAAHGSASVSGSPLIAGDPHRLMELPGVYQQVRLGCPEFDAVGFAFPGVPGLPHFAQTEHTAWAVTNAMADYQDLFEEELRRVTDYSGERVEARGEQGWENVVVNLETIHVRDGESVSVDIFETARGPVISETPDGGALSLRFPARVEGRLGFEALLPLLRSRSVSAVEAALDAWVEPVNSVIAADTSGTVTQFVAGLVPQRNPANRRLPAPAYSARHAWDGQYVILPRSAVQTFAVSANDRAAGGGDAVAMEFAPAYRAARIRELLEAIEGPLAPDHMQAIHMDTLLGPWPMYRSILAALDPADLSREAKEVRSRLLRWDGRMDAGSKPAALFAGWRGTLVQRIAKHPSLAALNDPTGYSPLFGPWLSVPSRIGFALETLLLRGSELGIDAGVEAAASLEDTALEEAMLDGASWGDRHKLLAVHLLPGSLADAAPTAGLSGDTGCVLCTESLPGVDDRSFRGPVARYVWDLSEGRNSRWIVPFGTAGTPGHQHFADQLPLWTSGQLAPVASEWSALSKEAS